In a single window of the Desulfovibrio aminophilus DSM 12254 genome:
- a CDS encoding rhodanese-like domain-containing protein: protein MRKCIVLCLLVFFFAAAAWAAEFPLREKPEFKELTPVTTADLYAWGKAGQSVVVDVRSIEEYEVIHVNGSKHIPISQKDFLAQLEKARGKSDGKKLAFYCNGVTCAKSYEACRAAKDAGFINVFVYDAGIPEWAAEHAEDTTLLGKTPADPSKLITKAQLKDHTVDFAAFKAKAASGAEVIDIRDPMQRKDQLPGVAGVKSIPFERMVPLLQKGAFKGKTLLIFDAVGKQIQWLQYYLEDSGQKDYLFLEGGVRKALQG from the coding sequence ATGAGAAAATGCATTGTCCTGTGCCTCTTGGTGTTTTTTTTCGCAGCCGCGGCCTGGGCCGCTGAATTCCCGTTGCGCGAGAAGCCCGAGTTCAAGGAGCTGACTCCGGTCACAACGGCCGACCTGTACGCCTGGGGCAAGGCGGGCCAGTCCGTGGTCGTCGACGTCCGCTCGATCGAGGAATACGAGGTCATTCACGTCAACGGGTCCAAGCACATCCCGATTTCCCAGAAGGACTTTTTGGCCCAGTTGGAGAAGGCCAGAGGCAAGTCCGACGGAAAGAAGCTGGCCTTCTACTGCAACGGAGTGACCTGCGCCAAGTCGTATGAAGCCTGCCGGGCGGCCAAGGACGCCGGCTTCATCAATGTCTTCGTCTACGACGCGGGCATTCCGGAGTGGGCCGCCGAGCACGCCGAAGACACCACCCTGCTCGGGAAGACTCCCGCGGACCCGTCCAAGCTGATCACCAAGGCGCAGCTCAAGGACCACACGGTGGATTTCGCCGCCTTCAAGGCCAAGGCCGCCTCGGGAGCCGAGGTCATCGACATTCGCGACCCGATGCAGCGCAAGGACCAGCTCCCCGGAGTGGCGGGGGTGAAGAGCATTCCCTTCGAGCGCATGGTTCCGCTGCTGCAGAAGGGAGCATTCAAGGGCAAGACCCTGCTCATCTTCGATGCGGTGGGCAAGCAGATCCAGTGGCTTCAGTACTACCTGGAGGACAGCGGCCAGAAGGACTACCTGTTCCTGGAAGGCGGCGTGCGCAAGGCCCTCCAGGGCTGA
- a CDS encoding methyl-accepting chemotaxis protein: MQTPASATWRNLFQTIKNSVSIVASVAGIVLVLVWMANNHIETLIEASQATLEERNEALGRLMQNQQEISAGSVLDSLVLGSGGLINNYDFEPLKRMLTIREQNPFIASARFVNGDGSPLKDLENAPLQSGSPVAGGKVLSKPVLFGDTVVGHVELGLDPAPIRIKIQELAAANARTKADALDFKNRVQKTMMVSGAGLLLAATVLIVMFQKMSLNRLLVRPMRRLADCAEKIAAGQLDIEVDIRRDDEVGMLADAFRAMMRSLKRSIEDAEAKSREIEQQARLADQAKDAAESERTRVSGLLTAMTEMATQATDYADRLATASEELAAQSEQIARSADSQRQRLAETTSAIGQMDSTVTDMARNAGDAAQTADEVKKKAEQGAGTVASVVDATTQVQRKVAEMKVSLDDLGDKAERIGAVMNVIADIADQTNLLALNAAIEAARAGDHGRGFAVVADEVRKLAEKTMTATKEVEQAISSIQDGTRRNISEMDGAVAAVARCTTLSGEAGRALQEIVQVITSNAAQVGSMAAAAEQQSMSTKQISHTVGEINGIVSETAGGIRQTDQAVRDLSDLAQGLHGLIAEINKAANGPTTTEGSGETARSMFLQDGGARTSPPRRADR; this comes from the coding sequence ATGCAGACACCCGCGTCAGCCACCTGGAGAAACCTGTTCCAGACCATCAAGAATTCCGTCAGCATCGTGGCCTCCGTGGCCGGCATCGTGCTGGTTCTCGTCTGGATGGCCAACAATCACATCGAAACGCTCATCGAGGCGTCGCAGGCCACGCTCGAGGAGCGCAACGAGGCCCTGGGCAGGCTGATGCAGAACCAGCAGGAGATATCCGCTGGCTCGGTGCTGGATTCCCTGGTGCTCGGTTCGGGGGGCCTGATCAACAACTACGACTTCGAACCGCTCAAGAGGATGCTCACCATCCGTGAGCAGAATCCCTTCATCGCTTCGGCGCGCTTCGTCAACGGCGATGGTTCACCGCTCAAGGATCTGGAGAACGCCCCTCTTCAGTCCGGCTCTCCGGTCGCCGGGGGCAAGGTTTTGTCCAAGCCCGTCCTCTTCGGCGACACCGTGGTGGGTCATGTGGAACTGGGGCTCGATCCCGCGCCCATTCGGATAAAAATCCAGGAGCTGGCGGCGGCCAACGCCCGGACCAAGGCCGATGCCTTGGACTTCAAGAACCGCGTCCAGAAAACCATGATGGTCTCCGGCGCGGGCTTGCTGCTGGCGGCCACGGTGCTCATCGTGATGTTCCAGAAGATGTCCCTGAACCGGCTGTTGGTGCGGCCCATGCGCCGACTGGCGGATTGCGCGGAGAAGATCGCCGCAGGGCAGCTCGACATCGAGGTGGACATCCGCCGCGATGACGAGGTCGGAATGCTGGCCGACGCCTTCCGCGCCATGATGCGCAGCCTCAAGCGGAGCATCGAGGATGCCGAGGCCAAGAGCCGGGAGATCGAACAGCAGGCCCGCCTGGCCGACCAGGCCAAGGATGCGGCGGAATCGGAGCGGACCCGGGTGTCCGGCCTGCTGACCGCCATGACCGAGATGGCCACCCAGGCCACGGACTACGCCGACCGCCTGGCCACGGCCTCCGAGGAACTGGCCGCGCAGTCCGAGCAGATCGCCCGGAGCGCGGACAGTCAGCGTCAGCGTCTGGCGGAAACCACGAGCGCCATCGGGCAGATGGATTCCACCGTGACCGACATGGCCCGCAATGCGGGCGACGCGGCCCAGACCGCGGACGAGGTCAAGAAGAAGGCCGAGCAGGGAGCGGGCACCGTGGCCAGCGTGGTGGACGCCACCACCCAGGTGCAGCGGAAGGTCGCGGAGATGAAGGTCAGCCTGGACGACCTGGGAGACAAGGCCGAGCGCATCGGCGCGGTCATGAACGTCATCGCCGACATCGCCGACCAGACCAATCTGCTGGCGCTGAACGCCGCCATCGAGGCCGCCCGGGCCGGGGATCACGGCCGGGGATTCGCGGTGGTGGCCGACGAGGTGCGCAAGCTCGCGGAAAAGACCATGACCGCCACCAAGGAGGTCGAACAGGCCATCTCCTCCATCCAGGACGGCACGCGGCGCAACATCAGCGAGATGGACGGCGCGGTCGCTGCCGTGGCCCGGTGCACCACGCTTTCAGGCGAAGCCGGCCGCGCGCTGCAGGAAATCGTCCAGGTCATCACCTCCAACGCCGCCCAGGTGGGCTCCATGGCCGCGGCCGCGGAACAGCAGTCCATGAGCACGAAACAGATCAGCCACACCGTCGGGGAGATCAACGGCATCGTCAGCGAAACCGCGGGCGGCATCCGGCAGACCGACCAGGCCGTGCGCGACCTCTCCGATCTGGCCCAGGGCCTTCATGGGCTCATCGCGGAAATCAACAAGGCGGCCAATGGTCCAACGACCACGGAGGGTTCCGGGGAAACGGCCCGGAGCATGTTCCTCCAGGACGGCGGGGCGCGGACATCCCCCCCCAGGCGGGCGGACCGGTGA
- a CDS encoding MauE/DoxX family redox-associated membrane protein, with translation MLRGRGILAAIRFVLALVFIYAGAMKLIDPGTFALAIDSFGLVPWRTARVLSVALPVLEVAGGLGLACNLRGALFLVAGQLLLFMAVLGYGVLGGLEADCGCFGLDGTAPVGTEELKAAMLRDAFMLGGCLWLHVGRRRAEAPGRP, from the coding sequence ATGCTTCGGGGCCGGGGCATCCTGGCCGCCATCCGGTTCGTCCTGGCCCTGGTCTTCATTTACGCCGGGGCCATGAAGCTGATCGATCCCGGTACGTTCGCCCTGGCCATCGACAGCTTCGGCCTGGTGCCCTGGCGCACCGCCAGGGTGTTGTCCGTCGCCCTGCCCGTCTTGGAGGTCGCCGGCGGGCTGGGATTGGCCTGCAACCTGCGGGGGGCGCTGTTCCTGGTGGCGGGGCAGCTTTTGCTCTTCATGGCTGTGCTCGGGTACGGCGTTCTGGGCGGTCTGGAGGCCGACTGCGGCTGCTTTGGGCTCGACGGAACCGCGCCGGTCGGGACCGAAGAGCTGAAGGCCGCCATGCTTCGGGACGCGTTCATGCTGGGCGGCTGTCTGTGGCTGCATGTCGGGCGTCGCCGGGCCGAGGCCCCGGGACGGCCTTGA